In one window of Polyangia bacterium DNA:
- a CDS encoding phosphatidylglycerol lysyltransferase domain-containing protein, with the protein ASQGQRLWIAGVLVVVAVLVAPLRRSFYRHASLLSGPLEPATAVSLFALVIGLLGLVATRPRVHLMANNAWWAVVMSRDLPHSVRVTVAAAVLLALIAIWRLLRPGKVRWLPWDGAARQRLALLGGTIPPARADGMVLGEAERAGIPFRRCGRVLLGLGDPTGAESDRVSAIWRLRDLAQQEGLDPAFWRAGPGLLKVYGDLGLTALPLGADGLPLPETRDETLEEARQYLVCVAERDLKTLLPLLPQLATNQDVVPAAA; encoded by the coding sequence GCATCACAGGGGCAACGGTTGTGGATTGCCGGCGTGCTGGTGGTGGTCGCCGTGCTGGTGGCACCGTTGCGGCGGAGCTTCTACCGCCATGCCAGCCTGTTGAGCGGACCACTGGAACCGGCGACCGCGGTGTCGCTGTTCGCGTTGGTGATCGGTCTGCTGGGGTTGGTGGCGACGCGGCCCCGCGTGCACCTGATGGCGAACAACGCGTGGTGGGCGGTGGTGATGTCACGCGACCTGCCGCATTCGGTGCGGGTGACCGTGGCGGCGGCGGTGTTGCTGGCGTTGATCGCGATCTGGCGGCTGCTGCGGCCGGGCAAGGTGCGATGGCTGCCGTGGGATGGGGCGGCGAGACAGCGTCTGGCACTGCTCGGTGGCACGATCCCGCCGGCCCGCGCGGACGGCATGGTGCTGGGTGAGGCGGAGCGCGCCGGCATCCCATTCCGCCGCTGTGGCCGCGTGTTGCTGGGGCTCGGCGACCCAACCGGTGCCGAGAGCGATCGGGTCTCGGCGATCTGGCGGCTGCGCGATCTGGCGCAGCAGGAGGGGCTGGATCCGGCGTTCTGGCGCGCCGGTCCCGGGCTACTGAAGGTCTACGGCGACCTGGGGCTTACGGCGTTGCCGTTGGGCGCGGACGGGCTGCCGCTGCCGGAGACTCGTGACGAGACGCTGGAGGAGGCGCGGCAGTATTTGGTCTGCGTCGCGGAGCGCGATCTGAAGACGCTGCTGCCGCTGCTGCCACAGTTGGCGACCAATCAGGACGTTGTGCCAGCCGCAGCCTAG